A genomic region of Luteitalea sp. contains the following coding sequences:
- a CDS encoding exosortase-associated EpsI family protein, which translates to YLTFPDWLRRCLLVAFGLGIAIVANPVRVALIGVFSHFGLSTDLHGPGHVFQGLFVAGVGYVALLCGVAVLTRWSRRPTVQPVSDVVAQALGPAEPVSEAVAQAFRPAHEVVEAGRPKGLRYALRYSHRYDVGAALAIGLLLSASAFQPSSLAARSDPADWLEKLPASIGTWQRVEKAGDRPRNAPRVYRNPLGQQVELRFAPVIRNYDTGRPAWWDRVMLQATPLSLDLAGAEVVTINRAHDAAGMRRIPVLYWYDVNGRVSSDRIAAKVHTMWHRFTGRGRLPVAVFVRPTGEGHSDQEVIGVATAFARDLVTALRAPLELQSAAVQTDSSRSPEGNPTAPGQ; encoded by the coding sequence CTACCTCACGTTTCCCGATTGGCTGCGTCGTTGTCTGCTCGTTGCCTTCGGCCTGGGCATCGCGATCGTCGCGAACCCCGTGCGGGTGGCGCTCATCGGCGTCTTCTCGCACTTCGGTCTGAGCACGGACCTCCATGGACCGGGACACGTCTTTCAAGGTCTGTTCGTGGCGGGCGTGGGCTACGTCGCCCTTCTGTGCGGCGTGGCGGTCCTGACACGATGGTCTCGTCGTCCAACCGTCCAGCCGGTTTCGGACGTCGTAGCGCAGGCTCTTGGACCTGCCGAGCCGGTTTCGGAGGCCGTAGCGCAGGCCTTTAGGCCTGCCCACGAGGTTGTGGAGGCAGGCAGGCCTAAAGGCCTGCGCTACGCCCTGCGCTACAGCCACAGGTACGACGTCGGTGCGGCGTTGGCAATCGGTCTCCTACTGTCGGCGAGTGCGTTCCAGCCATCGTCGCTTGCGGCCAGGTCCGATCCCGCGGATTGGCTGGAGAAACTGCCGGCCTCCATTGGCACTTGGCAACGGGTCGAGAAGGCAGGCGACCGCCCGAGGAACGCGCCGCGCGTCTACCGCAATCCATTGGGACAGCAGGTCGAGCTTCGCTTCGCGCCAGTCATCCGGAACTACGACACAGGCAGACCTGCCTGGTGGGATCGCGTCATGCTGCAGGCGACGCCGCTCTCACTCGATCTCGCGGGCGCCGAGGTGGTGACAATCAACCGGGCCCACGATGCTGCTGGCATGCGTCGGATCCCTGTCTTGTACTGGTACGACGTCAACGGCCGTGTCTCGAGCGACCGAATTGCCGCCAAGGTCCACACGATGTGGCATCGTTTCACGGGACGTGGTCGACTACCGGTTGCGGTGTTCGTCAGGCCAACCGGTGAGGGGCACAGCGACCAAGAGGTGATCGGAGTCGCGACGGCGTTTGCACGCGACCTCGTCACCGCGCTACGTGCCCCTCTCGAGCTACAGTCTGCGGCTGTGCAAACGGATTCATCACGCTCACCTGAAGGGAACCCGACCGCCCCAGGTCAATGA
- a CDS encoding glycosyltransferase — MQPVFWTLVAVLVYIYAGYPLVVWLVGRLFSQPVQRRDQLPTVSIIIAAHNEEATIERTLENKLGLDYPREQLEIIVVSDGSTDETDDIAAGFASQGVVCLRQDPRNGKTAALNLAAQRATGEILVFADANSLYERAAVRHLVANFADPSVGYVTGTLAYQSSDGSMTASGCGLYMRYENFIRRSETRVGSVVGVNGGIDAVRRSLYEAMQPDDLPDLVLPLQVVKSGYRVVYEPAAMLAEHALGTPEDEYRMRVRVSLRSLWTIADMAGLLNVRRFGFFSIQLFSHKVLRYLAFVFILLLYACTLLLWNSGPLYQATFVAQTVCFVAAFFGYRAARRGVSSRFLAMPFYFALVNCAALHAAWKFLRGERPRIWTPRLG; from the coding sequence ATGCAACCGGTCTTCTGGACCCTCGTCGCCGTTCTCGTCTACATCTACGCGGGCTATCCGCTCGTGGTATGGCTCGTCGGCCGTCTTTTCAGTCAACCGGTCCAGAGGCGTGACCAGCTGCCAACTGTCTCGATCATCATTGCCGCCCACAACGAAGAGGCGACAATTGAGCGAACGCTCGAGAACAAGCTGGGCCTCGACTACCCGCGCGAGCAGCTGGAGATCATCGTCGTATCGGACGGCTCGACCGACGAAACCGATGACATTGCGGCCGGCTTCGCGTCGCAAGGCGTTGTCTGCCTGCGGCAGGATCCGAGAAACGGCAAGACGGCGGCACTCAATCTCGCCGCCCAACGGGCCACCGGCGAGATTCTCGTCTTCGCTGATGCAAACTCGTTGTACGAGCGTGCGGCGGTCCGTCATCTCGTCGCGAACTTCGCGGATCCCAGCGTGGGCTACGTCACGGGCACGCTGGCGTACCAGAGCAGCGACGGCTCGATGACCGCCAGCGGCTGCGGTCTGTACATGCGTTACGAGAACTTCATTCGCCGCTCGGAGACTCGCGTGGGGTCGGTGGTCGGCGTCAATGGCGGTATCGACGCGGTGCGTCGCTCGCTGTACGAGGCGATGCAGCCAGATGATCTGCCCGATCTCGTTCTGCCATTGCAGGTGGTGAAGAGCGGATACCGTGTCGTCTACGAACCGGCCGCGATGCTCGCCGAGCATGCCTTGGGCACACCGGAGGACGAATATCGGATGCGGGTCCGCGTGTCGCTGCGATCCCTCTGGACCATTGCCGACATGGCGGGCTTGCTGAACGTGCGACGGTTCGGCTTCTTCTCGATTCAGCTCTTCTCACACAAGGTGCTCCGATACTTGGCCTTTGTCTTCATCTTGCTGCTCTATGCCTGCACGTTGCTCCTCTGGAACAGCGGCCCTCTCTACCAGGCGACGTTCGTGGCGCAGACGGTTTGCTTCGTCGCTGCATTCTTCGGGTATCGCGCTGCCAGGCGAGGCGTATCGAGCCGCTTCTTGGCGATGCCGTTCTACTTCGCGCTCGTCAACTGTGCAGCGCTCCATGCGGCCTGGAAATTCCTCAGAGGCGAGCGCCCGCGTATTTGGACGCCGCGCCTTGGATGA
- a CDS encoding glycosyltransferase, producing the protein MRPGNSSEASARVFGRRALDESMTATAPAKVVYLMDFYQGPQAGTEMQLLELLKGLDRARFDPSLVVFRPTPFVQAAESLPCPVSVLGVRRLASPRTWVRLPAFARGLRRSGVRLVHIFFNDASIIAPAFCRLGSARTVVGRRDMGFWYTPSNLRLLRISNHFVDAVVANSEAVKANVHRYEGVPLERIAVLRNGHDPARFHVQAEPHFRERLGIGSNDPVIGMVANLRPIKRHEDLLRAFAAVRGRHPRAHLVLVGTGPTERPLQALVGDLALTHCVHLLGAATDVIPIIKHLDVGVLSSESEGLSNAILEYLACGRPVVCTRVGGNPELVADGWNGFLVETGDVKAMADRIDRLLSDTALAQAMARRATETFRSQFTSESMVAAHMELYDRLLAMPARMASRLPVGAPS; encoded by the coding sequence ATGCGGCCTGGAAATTCCTCAGAGGCGAGCGCCCGCGTATTTGGACGCCGCGCCTTGGATGAGTCCATGACAGCCACGGCGCCAGCGAAGGTCGTCTATCTCATGGATTTCTATCAAGGGCCACAGGCCGGCACGGAGATGCAGCTCTTGGAGCTGCTGAAGGGCCTGGACCGAGCGCGATTCGATCCGTCGCTGGTGGTCTTTCGACCGACGCCCTTTGTCCAGGCGGCCGAGTCGCTTCCCTGTCCGGTCAGCGTCCTTGGCGTTCGGCGCCTCGCGTCGCCGCGCACCTGGGTGCGCCTCCCCGCCTTTGCGCGCGGATTGAGGCGATCTGGCGTACGGCTAGTCCACATCTTCTTCAACGATGCGTCCATCATCGCTCCTGCGTTCTGCCGGCTGGGCAGCGCCCGTACTGTCGTCGGCCGACGCGACATGGGCTTCTGGTATACACCATCCAATCTGCGGCTGCTGCGAATCAGCAATCACTTCGTCGACGCCGTTGTCGCCAACAGCGAGGCCGTCAAGGCCAACGTGCACCGCTATGAGGGCGTTCCCCTCGAGCGGATCGCGGTCCTTCGTAATGGGCACGACCCGGCGCGCTTTCATGTCCAAGCGGAGCCACACTTCCGCGAGCGGCTTGGTATCGGCTCGAATGACCCCGTGATCGGCATGGTGGCCAATCTCCGCCCAATCAAGCGCCACGAAGATCTGTTGCGTGCGTTCGCTGCCGTCCGCGGGCGCCACCCGCGCGCACATCTGGTGTTGGTCGGAACGGGTCCTACCGAGCGTCCGCTCCAGGCGCTCGTCGGCGATCTGGCGCTGACCCATTGCGTTCATTTACTGGGCGCGGCGACCGATGTCATTCCGATCATCAAGCACTTGGACGTGGGCGTCCTCTCATCGGAGAGTGAAGGCCTCAGCAACGCCATCCTCGAGTATCTGGCGTGCGGAAGACCCGTCGTCTGCACACGTGTTGGTGGGAACCCGGAGTTGGTGGCCGACGGCTGGAACGGCTTTCTGGTTGAGACAGGAGACGTGAAGGCCATGGCTGACCGCATCGATCGCCTGTTGTCCGACACCGCTCTGGCGCAAGCAATGGCCAGACGCGCGACGGAGACGTTTCGCTCGCAGTTCACCAGCGAGAGCATGGTGGCCGCGCACATGGAGCTGTACGACCGGCTTCTTGCCATGCCCGCTCGGATGGCGTCTCGGTTGCCCGTCGGCGCGCCTAGTTAA
- a CDS encoding glycosyltransferase: protein MSNLAAPPPAEREPARERPPAEGIDMSSRTAAPEAMHPKRDGPRDADAKGVLMISYAFPPAAYVGVHRTLKYCKYLRESGWRPLVITIDPKAVLVQDGRLANELPPEIEVFRTRDIDPAKWLVSWSSRASRKEVTASPEAQEQFPRPDSSAVTGVLTRIKQFVRKAILESPDSHIFWIPFAFVKGIRVLLTRRVDVIYSSSPPHSSHLAAWLLSKCFRKPHVADFRDPWFVEGSKRTGPSSGVFTGLQATLKRQLLENAAKIVSVSPGERNDLLEELPLLPPSRVEVITNGYDPDDFSDIPTPAQQDRPFTITHAGTLYPEVGREFFEAIERLVTTRPDIGRQLRVNLLGKTAPEYQSVIERLARLGVVNALGFQPHRTALAWTHKSDVLLILLGGNFFLPSHVPAKTFEYLFLGKPILAVAQPGDLTDILTKSGLGITVPPHDVAGLAATVEGLLTSFRTGRLGVQSDQAYIRRFERRRLTQTLAGLLDQVLADRRPKYQGRAPQGAR, encoded by the coding sequence ATGAGTAATCTCGCCGCGCCACCACCGGCTGAGCGTGAGCCAGCGCGCGAACGACCGCCTGCGGAGGGCATCGACATGTCTTCGCGCACCGCGGCGCCGGAAGCCATGCATCCAAAGCGTGACGGTCCTCGTGACGCCGACGCGAAGGGCGTGCTCATGATCTCCTACGCCTTTCCGCCTGCGGCCTACGTCGGAGTACATCGCACACTCAAGTACTGCAAGTATCTCCGCGAGTCCGGCTGGCGACCGCTCGTCATCACGATTGATCCGAAAGCTGTCCTCGTTCAGGACGGTCGGCTTGCCAACGAGCTACCTCCGGAGATAGAAGTTTTTCGAACGCGCGACATCGATCCCGCGAAGTGGCTGGTCTCTTGGTCGTCCCGAGCATCGCGCAAGGAGGTCACGGCGTCGCCCGAAGCTCAAGAGCAGTTTCCTCGGCCGGATTCTTCGGCGGTCACGGGCGTCCTCACCCGAATCAAGCAATTCGTCAGGAAGGCGATCCTCGAGTCGCCTGACTCGCACATCTTCTGGATCCCGTTTGCGTTCGTCAAAGGGATCCGGGTCCTCTTGACCCGACGCGTCGACGTCATCTATTCGTCTTCGCCGCCCCACTCGAGTCATCTTGCGGCATGGTTGCTCTCGAAGTGCTTCCGCAAGCCTCACGTCGCAGACTTTCGCGATCCATGGTTCGTCGAGGGCTCGAAGCGCACGGGACCCTCTAGCGGGGTCTTCACGGGGCTTCAAGCAACGCTGAAACGGCAGCTCCTGGAAAACGCCGCCAAGATCGTGTCGGTTTCCCCCGGCGAGCGGAACGATCTGCTGGAGGAGCTCCCGCTCCTTCCTCCGAGCCGCGTCGAGGTCATCACGAACGGATACGATCCGGATGATTTCTCCGATATCCCCACACCCGCGCAGCAAGATCGCCCCTTCACCATCACGCATGCAGGGACGCTCTATCCGGAAGTCGGGCGCGAGTTCTTCGAGGCCATCGAGCGACTCGTCACGACGCGCCCCGACATCGGCCGACAACTGCGCGTGAACCTCCTCGGGAAGACGGCGCCGGAATATCAGAGCGTGATCGAACGTCTCGCACGCCTGGGCGTGGTCAACGCTCTCGGCTTTCAGCCACATCGCACCGCGCTCGCCTGGACGCACAAGAGCGATGTTCTGCTCATCCTTCTTGGCGGCAACTTCTTCCTTCCGTCGCACGTGCCGGCCAAGACCTTCGAGTACCTGTTTCTCGGGAAGCCGATCCTCGCGGTCGCACAGCCCGGTGACCTCACGGACATCCTGACGAAAAGCGGCCTCGGCATTACGGTGCCACCGCATGATGTGGCAGGGCTCGCCGCTACAGTTGAAGGACTCTTGACCAGTTTCCGAACGGGTCGGCTGGGCGTGCAATCCGACCAGGCCTACATCCGTCGCTTCG